A portion of the Hyalangium minutum genome contains these proteins:
- a CDS encoding sigma-54-dependent Fis family transcriptional regulator, protein MPALLLLSGPSAGRRYEVVSDVSIGRSPSCEIQLDDDKVSRRHAHIFLSEGQMRVRDLGSRNGTLVNGERLQGEARLVPGDRIQVGETTALYEPLTQAALTEQAPLDARHVPIAEVLPHVGPEAALLSAGVALLGATSEAMVLRRLVDEALHALSADRAAALLGGQGGLLTAAVSGTASVEVPRVMASLALEQKEVVSTANALCAPLVAAGGMPFGLLYVACDEPRFSAKDAGIVAALGRMGGEAYTAMHSRMEEEQAPVQLVGTSRPFRRMVEQARRAAASAAPVVISGAPGSGKSLLARFIHVHSPRALGPLVAVDCRLPGPAVEEFLFGRASAPGLPPRSSALLRADGGTLLLQHVEGLSGATVERLVRLLARKVAPARQGGEEPVNLRLIATAIEPTQLLAAKGGLDPALAMALSGLEIEVPPLRERRADLSALFEHFAARGAQATRKPPPVLSPGAKRLLVDYAWPQNVSELKLVAERLGRLYSGREVHALRLPPEIQEGSAEAKPRSLQEMVERLEREAIVEALQSAGGRKIRAAEQLGISRPTLDKKIEEYAIQLEKPRRRQ, encoded by the coding sequence ATGCCAGCCCTGCTGCTGCTCTCCGGTCCCTCCGCCGGCCGCCGCTATGAGGTGGTTTCGGACGTCTCCATTGGCCGCAGCCCGTCGTGCGAGATCCAGCTCGACGACGACAAGGTGTCCCGGCGGCACGCCCACATCTTCTTGAGCGAAGGGCAGATGCGCGTCCGGGATCTGGGCTCGCGCAACGGCACGCTCGTCAACGGAGAGCGCCTCCAGGGCGAGGCGCGCTTGGTGCCCGGCGATCGCATCCAGGTGGGAGAGACGACCGCCCTCTACGAGCCGCTCACCCAGGCCGCCTTGACGGAGCAGGCGCCGCTCGATGCCCGCCATGTCCCCATCGCCGAGGTACTGCCGCACGTGGGGCCCGAGGCGGCTCTGCTGTCCGCTGGGGTGGCCCTGCTGGGCGCCACCAGCGAGGCCATGGTGCTGCGGCGGTTGGTGGACGAGGCCCTTCATGCCTTGAGCGCGGATCGGGCCGCGGCGCTGCTCGGAGGGCAGGGTGGGTTGCTCACCGCGGCGGTGTCAGGCACGGCCTCTGTGGAGGTTCCGCGCGTCATGGCGAGCCTGGCGCTGGAGCAGAAGGAGGTCGTTTCCACGGCCAATGCCCTCTGTGCTCCCTTGGTGGCCGCCGGAGGCATGCCGTTCGGACTGCTGTATGTGGCGTGTGATGAGCCGCGCTTCAGTGCGAAGGATGCGGGCATCGTGGCCGCGCTGGGGCGCATGGGCGGCGAGGCGTACACCGCCATGCACTCCCGGATGGAGGAAGAGCAGGCCCCCGTTCAGCTCGTCGGCACGTCCCGGCCGTTCCGCCGCATGGTGGAGCAGGCCCGGCGCGCGGCTGCCAGCGCCGCTCCCGTGGTCATCTCCGGCGCCCCCGGAAGTGGGAAGAGCCTCCTGGCCCGGTTCATCCATGTGCACTCCCCTCGGGCGCTGGGGCCGCTGGTGGCGGTGGACTGCCGTCTGCCGGGGCCTGCCGTGGAGGAGTTCCTCTTTGGCCGCGCGAGTGCTCCCGGGCTTCCGCCGCGCTCGTCCGCGCTCCTGCGCGCGGATGGAGGGACGCTGCTGCTCCAGCACGTGGAGGGGCTCTCGGGCGCCACGGTCGAGCGGCTGGTGCGGCTGCTCGCGCGCAAGGTGGCTCCGGCCCGGCAAGGAGGCGAGGAGCCTGTCAATCTGCGCCTCATCGCCACTGCGATCGAGCCCACGCAGCTCCTGGCCGCCAAGGGCGGGCTGGATCCCGCCCTGGCCATGGCGCTGTCCGGACTGGAGATCGAGGTGCCGCCCCTGCGCGAGCGCCGCGCCGATCTGAGCGCCTTGTTCGAGCACTTCGCCGCCCGGGGCGCCCAAGCCACCCGGAAGCCACCTCCGGTGCTCAGCCCGGGGGCCAAGCGCCTCCTCGTGGACTACGCGTGGCCACAGAACGTGAGCGAGCTGAAGCTGGTGGCAGAGCGGCTCGGGCGGCTGTACTCCGGCCGCGAGGTGCACGCGCTGCGCTTGCCTCCGGAGATCCAGGAGGGCTCGGCGGAGGCCAAGCCTCGCAGCCTGCAGGAGATGGTCGAACGCCTGGAGCGGGAGGCCATCGTCGAGGCGCTCCAGTCCGCGGGAGGCCGGAAGATCCGCGCGGCCGAGCAGCTCGGCATCAGCCGCCCCACGCTGGACAAGAAGATCGAGGAGTACGCCATCCAGTTGGAGAAGCCACGGCGGCGACAGTGA
- a CDS encoding pseudouridine-5'-phosphate glycosidase yields the protein MSFRYSDEVRRALDTKAPLVALETSVVAQGLPYPDNLRAARACEEAVRSAGAVPAPIAVVDGEVWIGLEEAAMLRLAEGKEKLMKLGSRDLPVAIALKASGGTTVSATCELAAAAGIRVFATGGLGGVHRGVSEHWDISQDIGALARYPVAVVCAGAKSILDLPKTMEALETASVPVIGVRTSELPSFYSRSSGMPLEHRVEDAVTAARIVRARGELGQGGLVFALPPPDEAALPREDVERHIASALAEAERQSIRGKAVTPFLLGDMARRTGGQSLKANLALLANNSRFAGELAVALTRG from the coding sequence ATGAGCTTCCGTTACTCCGACGAGGTGCGTCGCGCCCTGGACACGAAGGCGCCGCTGGTGGCGCTCGAGACGAGCGTGGTGGCCCAAGGCCTGCCTTACCCGGACAACCTCCGCGCCGCGCGCGCCTGCGAGGAGGCCGTTCGCAGCGCCGGTGCCGTGCCCGCTCCCATCGCCGTGGTGGATGGCGAGGTGTGGATCGGTCTCGAGGAGGCCGCCATGCTCCGGCTCGCCGAGGGCAAGGAGAAGCTGATGAAGCTCGGCTCGCGCGATCTGCCCGTGGCCATCGCCTTGAAGGCCTCGGGGGGCACCACCGTGAGCGCCACCTGTGAGCTGGCCGCCGCCGCCGGCATCCGCGTCTTCGCCACCGGCGGCCTGGGCGGTGTCCACCGGGGCGTCAGCGAGCACTGGGACATCTCCCAGGACATTGGCGCGCTGGCCCGCTACCCCGTCGCCGTGGTGTGCGCCGGCGCCAAGTCCATCCTGGATCTGCCCAAGACGATGGAGGCCCTGGAGACCGCGAGCGTGCCCGTCATCGGCGTGCGCACCAGCGAGCTCCCATCCTTTTATAGCCGCAGCTCGGGCATGCCGCTGGAGCACCGGGTCGAGGACGCCGTCACGGCCGCTCGCATCGTCCGCGCCCGGGGCGAGCTGGGGCAGGGGGGGCTCGTCTTCGCGCTTCCGCCACCCGACGAGGCGGCCCTGCCTCGGGAGGACGTGGAGCGGCACATCGCCTCCGCGCTCGCCGAGGCCGAGCGCCAAAGTATTCGAGGCAAGGCCGTCACCCCGTTCCTGCTCGGGGACATGGCCCGGCGCACGGGAGGCCAGAGCCTGAAGGCCAACCTGGCCCTCCTGGCCAACAACTCGCGCTTCGCCGGAGAGCTTGCCGTCGCTTTGACGCGGGGATGA